In a genomic window of Vicinamibacterales bacterium:
- a CDS encoding GNAT family N-acetyltransferase, with protein sequence MSDRDDLLVRAATPADRDALVEGNAAMALDTEQLRLDPDTLRRGVEAVLRGQAPGRYWVVEKDGAVVGQLLITYEWSDWRNRPVWWIQSVHVAPDARRLGVFRTLYAHLRREAQAAGAGGLRLYVDETNTRAQQVYAALGMDGGHYRVFEDMFDEPPKA encoded by the coding sequence ATGTCCGACCGTGACGATCTCCTCGTTCGTGCCGCCACACCCGCCGATCGCGACGCCCTCGTCGAGGGCAACGCCGCCATGGCCCTCGACACCGAGCAGCTGCGCCTCGATCCGGACACGCTCCGCCGCGGCGTCGAGGCCGTGCTGCGCGGGCAGGCTCCGGGACGCTACTGGGTCGTCGAGAAGGACGGCGCGGTCGTCGGCCAGCTCCTCATCACCTACGAGTGGAGCGACTGGCGCAATCGCCCGGTGTGGTGGATCCAGTCGGTCCACGTCGCGCCGGACGCCCGTCGGCTCGGGGTGTTCCGCACGCTCTACGCCCACCTGCGCCGCGAGGCCCAGGCGGCCGGCGCCGGCGGCCTTCGCCTCTACGTGGACGAGACCAACACGCGGGCCCAGCAGGTCTACGCGGCGCTGGGCATGGACGGCGGGCACTACCGCGTGTTCGAGGACATGTTCGACGAGCCCCCGAAGGCCTGA
- a CDS encoding YaeQ family protein, whose product MAQSSTLYTVTADLSDVDRGVYESLDLKLARHPSETGAFLVTRLLAYCLEFEAGIAFGDGLSTADEPAVLVRDATGRITKWIDVGLPSAERVHRGSKLAGRAAIYTHRDPRQVLAALDGQGIHRAAEIPVYAFDRAAIDGMADALPRRSHFTLNVMDRHLYVEGPGGPAALPLDAHRFA is encoded by the coding sequence ATGGCACAGTCTTCGACCCTGTACACCGTCACCGCGGACCTCTCCGACGTCGACCGCGGCGTGTACGAGTCCCTGGACCTGAAGCTGGCGCGCCATCCGTCCGAGACGGGCGCCTTCCTGGTCACGCGGCTCCTGGCCTACTGCCTCGAGTTCGAAGCGGGCATCGCCTTCGGCGACGGGCTGTCGACGGCCGACGAGCCCGCCGTCCTCGTGCGCGACGCCACCGGCCGGATCACCAAGTGGATCGACGTGGGCCTGCCCTCGGCCGAGCGGGTGCACCGCGGGAGCAAGCTGGCGGGGCGCGCCGCCATCTACACGCATCGCGATCCTCGTCAGGTGCTGGCCGCGCTGGACGGGCAGGGCATCCACCGGGCCGCCGAGATCCCGGTCTACGCCTTCGACCGAGCGGCCATCGACGGCATGGCCGACGCCCTGCCCCGCCGCAGCCACTTCACGCTGAACGTGATGGACCGGCACCTGTACGTGGAGGGCCCGGGCGGCCCGGCCGCGTTGCCGCTCGACGCCCACCGCTTCGCCTGA
- a CDS encoding TerB family tellurite resistance protein: MRYHALVALDALLGWLGLERAKSDREDQAPLRRLLESLDHLDSDRARHLARFAYLLGRVARADQHVSEGETAAMEAIVVEECGLAADQAVVVVGLAKSANLLFGGTADFEVARDFGAQATYPERLSLVRCLFRLAATDAAISVAEESELHRIANQLQIAPEDLTELRVAHARFLPGLAPRTP; this comes from the coding sequence GTGCGCTACCATGCCCTCGTGGCTCTCGACGCGCTGCTCGGCTGGCTCGGTCTCGAACGTGCGAAGTCCGATCGGGAGGATCAGGCGCCGCTGCGCCGGCTGCTCGAGTCCCTCGATCACCTGGACTCCGATCGCGCCCGTCACCTCGCCCGTTTCGCCTACCTGCTCGGCCGGGTGGCCCGGGCCGACCAGCACGTGAGCGAGGGCGAGACGGCCGCGATGGAGGCGATCGTGGTGGAGGAATGCGGGCTCGCCGCCGACCAGGCCGTCGTCGTGGTCGGACTGGCCAAGTCGGCGAACCTCCTGTTCGGCGGCACGGCCGACTTCGAGGTTGCCCGCGACTTCGGCGCCCAGGCCACCTATCCGGAGCGGCTGTCGCTCGTCCGCTGCCTCTTCCGTCTGGCCGCGACCGATGCCGCCATCTCGGTGGCCGAGGAGTCGGAGCTCCATCGGATCGCGAACCAGCTGCAGATCGCGCCGGAGGACCTCACCGAGCTTCGCGTGGCCCACGCGCGGTTCCTGCCCGGGCTGGCGCCCCGCACGCCGTAG
- a CDS encoding DUF5916 domain-containing protein, with translation MTRGRPRRRRAAVVVVAWLAGAAADTTAHAAQAQGGDGALKRATASRVAAGDITVDGRLTESVWRTATPLADLVQKEPTQGAPPTDGMEVRFAYDDRAFYVGARMFAKSAAAIQAPLGRRDVVDQAERILIGLDTFHDRRTAVVLGVTAAGVRLDRFHAADAEDSFDATYDLVWDAAATVDDTGWSAELWIPFAQLRFNPEQDLTWGLNVQRFRPSLNEEDTWVLIPRTVRAWASRFGELQGVSSVPRARRVELLPYVAGASTIYPSSPGDPFRQGLNPAARVGADVKMGLGPNLTLEATINPDFGQVEADPAEVNLTAFETRFPERRPFFLEGAPLFNIGHPNFYYSRRIGARPVGPATGDFVNYPANTTILGAAKLTGRLPSRTSVAFLSAVTAEESAEVATAGDPAAREVTVAPHTFYGIGRVLQEFGRQGSTAGVLASAVHRDFGDGDPLADLQARDALALAGSTVLRFNGGQYEFRTSGGGSLVSGTAAAIERVQRSSSHFAQRPDRTYSPLDPTRTSLGGWSLQVAFDRLSGRHWLWGANSKLDSENFETNDLAILNGADGWLSNANIQFRETTPGRVLRAYAIRTDAQADTTLRRLVQAGFVRATLNLTWANFWTTSIAVRRDLPQTNVALTRGGPLMGRGPGATAVISLGNRAGSQTRWTATSTLSRNDDGLRLRRVSTLVSVRPGPRWQLSAEPFYETLTEPQQYVSTLAGGRPETYGSRYVFAFIDRSTVSTEFRLGLTVKPDMNLDVYAEPFAASGRYYDYGELLAARSRDRLRYGTSGTTLTVNADGSRTIAADGTAFTLRNRDFNTLSFRSNVVLRWEWRPGSTLYVVWQQDRSGTQTRSDAIGLGDMFRSARATGTNFFVVKTTFWLPVR, from the coding sequence GTGACTCGGGGACGGCCCCGCCGCCGCCGGGCGGCGGTGGTGGTGGTGGCATGGCTGGCAGGCGCGGCGGCTGACACGACGGCGCACGCGGCCCAGGCACAAGGCGGCGACGGCGCGCTCAAGCGGGCCACGGCATCGCGCGTCGCGGCCGGCGACATCACCGTCGACGGACGGCTCACCGAGTCGGTCTGGCGCACCGCCACGCCCCTGGCCGATCTCGTCCAGAAGGAACCCACACAGGGCGCGCCTCCAACCGACGGCATGGAGGTGCGCTTCGCCTACGACGACCGGGCCTTCTACGTCGGCGCCCGCATGTTCGCGAAGAGCGCGGCTGCCATCCAGGCGCCGCTCGGACGCAGGGACGTCGTGGACCAGGCCGAGCGAATCCTCATCGGCCTCGACACGTTCCACGACCGACGCACGGCCGTGGTGCTCGGGGTGACGGCCGCCGGCGTGCGCCTCGATCGCTTCCACGCCGCGGACGCGGAGGACAGCTTCGACGCCACGTACGACCTCGTCTGGGACGCGGCGGCGACGGTGGACGACACGGGCTGGAGCGCCGAGCTCTGGATACCGTTCGCGCAGCTCCGCTTCAACCCGGAGCAGGACCTCACATGGGGGCTGAACGTCCAGCGCTTCCGGCCGTCGCTGAACGAGGAGGACACCTGGGTGCTCATCCCGCGCACCGTGCGGGCCTGGGCGTCGCGGTTCGGCGAACTGCAGGGCGTGTCCAGCGTGCCGAGGGCCCGCCGCGTGGAGCTCCTGCCGTACGTCGCCGGCGCGAGCACGATCTATCCCTCCAGCCCCGGCGACCCGTTCCGGCAGGGCCTGAACCCCGCGGCCCGCGTCGGCGCCGACGTGAAGATGGGCCTCGGCCCGAACCTGACGCTCGAGGCCACGATCAATCCGGATTTCGGGCAGGTGGAGGCCGACCCCGCGGAAGTCAACCTCACCGCGTTCGAGACGCGGTTCCCCGAACGCCGTCCGTTCTTTCTCGAAGGCGCGCCGCTCTTCAACATCGGGCACCCGAACTTCTACTACTCGCGCCGCATCGGCGCGCGCCCCGTCGGGCCGGCCACCGGCGACTTCGTGAACTACCCGGCCAACACCACCATCCTCGGCGCGGCCAAGCTGACGGGGCGCCTGCCGTCGCGCACCTCGGTGGCGTTCCTGTCGGCGGTGACGGCCGAGGAGTCCGCGGAGGTCGCCACGGCCGGCGACCCGGCCGCGCGCGAGGTGACGGTCGCGCCGCACACGTTCTACGGCATCGGCCGCGTACTCCAGGAATTCGGCCGGCAGGGATCCACGGCGGGCGTGCTCGCGAGCGCGGTCCATCGCGACTTCGGCGACGGGGACCCGCTGGCCGACCTCCAGGCCCGCGATGCCCTGGCCCTGGCCGGCAGCACGGTGCTGCGGTTCAACGGCGGCCAGTACGAGTTCCGGACCTCCGGCGGCGGCTCGCTCGTGAGCGGCACCGCAGCCGCCATCGAGCGCGTGCAGCGGTCGAGCTCCCACTTCGCCCAGCGGCCCGACCGGACCTACTCGCCGCTGGATCCGACGCGCACGTCGCTGGGCGGCTGGTCGCTGCAGGTGGCCTTCGATCGTCTGAGCGGCCGGCATTGGCTGTGGGGGGCGAACAGCAAGCTCGACTCCGAGAACTTCGAGACCAACGACCTGGCCATCCTGAACGGGGCCGACGGGTGGCTGAGCAACGCCAACATCCAGTTCCGCGAGACGACCCCCGGCCGCGTGCTCCGTGCTTACGCGATCCGGACCGACGCCCAGGCCGACACCACGCTGCGCCGTCTCGTCCAGGCGGGATTCGTGCGAGCGACGCTCAACCTGACCTGGGCCAACTTCTGGACGACGTCGATTGCCGTCCGCCGAGACCTCCCGCAGACCAACGTCGCGCTCACGCGCGGCGGGCCGCTCATGGGCCGAGGTCCCGGCGCCACTGCCGTCATCTCCCTGGGCAACCGCGCCGGTTCGCAGACCCGGTGGACGGCCACCTCCACGCTGAGCCGCAACGACGACGGGCTGCGGCTGCGACGCGTGAGCACGCTCGTCTCGGTGCGCCCCGGCCCGCGCTGGCAGCTCTCGGCCGAGCCCTTCTACGAGACGCTCACCGAGCCCCAGCAGTACGTCTCGACGCTGGCTGGCGGACGGCCGGAGACGTACGGATCGCGCTACGTCTTCGCGTTCATCGACAGGAGCACCGTCTCCACCGAGTTCCGGCTCGGGCTGACCGTGAAACCCGACATGAACCTGGACGTCTACGCGGAACCGTTCGCGGCATCGGGCCGGTACTACGACTACGGGGAACTCCTGGCGGCGCGCAGCCGCGATCGGCTGCGCTACGGCACGTCCGGCACCACGCTCACGGTGAACGCGGACGGCAGCCGGACCATCGCCGCCGACGGCACGGCGTTCACGTTGCGCAACCGGGACTTCAACACGCTGTCGTTCCGGAGCAACGTCGTCCTGCGGTGGGAGTGGCGGCCGGGCAGCACGCTCTACGTCGTCTGGCAGCAGGACCGCTCGGGGACCCAGACCCGCAGTGACGCGATCGGCCTCGGCGACATGTTCCGCTCGGCGCGGGCGACCGGCACGAACTTCTTCGTCGTCAAGACGACGTTCTGGCTGCCCGTTCGCTGA
- a CDS encoding long-chain-fatty-acid--CoA ligase, with protein sequence METPLTPLEFMRRARRLYAGRLAVVDGDVRWTYAQFFDRCDRWSAALQGLGVTKGDRVAYIAPNTHAQLTGFYAVPQIGGVLVPINYRLSPEEFQYLVQHSGTTVLCVDRDHLDAVDGIRASLTGVRHFVALSGAREGWLDYEALVAAAVPDPVRPSVDERDLLTINYTSGTTSRPKGVMITHRNAWVNAVGMLVHMPMSASDHYLWTLPMFHANGWTFTWIVTAIGGRHVCLRKVDPAAAFRLIASEAVTFLCAAPTVLIALANAPADVKVGVPRGVRVLTAGAPPAAATIQRIEDELGWTVTQLYGLTETSPLMTICEPLPEHLALSRDQQARQKARQGVEQLTGGEVRVVDASGAEVPPDGETRGEITVRGNVVMAGYYDDPAATEAVMGDGWFHSGDAAVVHPDGYIEIRDRLKDVIISGGENISSVEVEATLLRHESVLEAAVVGFPDEKWGEAPHAFVVPRGGRDVVPADLRAFCREHLAHFKVPHSFTAVAELPKTATGKIQKFVLRKGRPNLAAQ encoded by the coding sequence ATGGAGACCCCGCTCACCCCCCTGGAGTTCATGCGCCGGGCGCGGCGGCTGTACGCGGGCCGGCTGGCGGTCGTGGACGGCGACGTGCGCTGGACCTACGCGCAGTTCTTCGACAGGTGCGACCGGTGGTCCGCGGCCCTGCAGGGTCTCGGCGTGACGAAGGGCGACCGCGTCGCCTACATCGCCCCGAACACGCACGCGCAGCTCACGGGGTTCTACGCCGTCCCCCAGATCGGCGGCGTGCTCGTGCCCATCAACTACCGGCTCTCGCCGGAGGAGTTCCAGTATCTGGTCCAGCACAGCGGCACGACGGTGCTGTGCGTGGACCGCGATCACCTCGACGCGGTGGACGGCATCCGGGCGTCGCTCACGGGCGTCCGCCACTTCGTGGCGCTCTCGGGCGCGCGGGAGGGGTGGCTCGACTACGAGGCGCTCGTCGCCGCGGCGGTTCCCGACCCGGTGCGGCCGTCGGTGGACGAGCGCGACCTCCTCACCATCAACTACACGAGCGGCACGACGTCACGGCCCAAGGGCGTGATGATCACGCACCGCAATGCCTGGGTGAATGCGGTGGGCATGCTCGTGCACATGCCCATGTCGGCGTCCGACCACTACCTGTGGACGCTGCCGATGTTCCACGCCAACGGCTGGACGTTCACCTGGATCGTCACCGCGATCGGCGGCCGGCACGTCTGCCTGCGCAAGGTGGATCCGGCCGCGGCCTTTCGTCTCATCGCGAGCGAGGCCGTCACGTTCCTCTGCGCGGCGCCCACCGTGCTCATCGCGCTGGCCAACGCACCAGCGGACGTCAAGGTCGGGGTGCCCAGGGGCGTCCGCGTGCTCACGGCCGGGGCGCCGCCGGCGGCCGCGACCATCCAGCGCATCGAGGACGAGCTGGGGTGGACGGTCACGCAGCTCTACGGGCTGACCGAGACCTCGCCGCTCATGACCATCTGCGAGCCGCTGCCCGAACACCTCGCGCTCTCGCGCGACCAGCAGGCGCGCCAGAAGGCGCGCCAGGGGGTCGAGCAGCTGACGGGCGGGGAAGTGCGCGTCGTGGACGCGTCGGGCGCCGAGGTGCCGCCGGACGGCGAGACCCGGGGGGAGATCACGGTGCGCGGCAACGTGGTGATGGCCGGCTACTACGACGACCCGGCCGCCACCGAGGCCGTCATGGGCGACGGCTGGTTCCATTCCGGGGACGCCGCCGTCGTCCATCCCGACGGCTACATCGAGATCCGCGACCGCCTCAAGGACGTCATCATCAGCGGCGGCGAGAACATCTCGTCGGTGGAGGTCGAGGCGACGCTGCTCAGGCACGAGAGCGTGCTCGAGGCCGCCGTCGTCGGCTTCCCGGACGAGAAGTGGGGCGAGGCGCCCCATGCCTTCGTGGTGCCGCGCGGCGGCCGCGACGTGGTGCCCGCGGATCTGCGGGCGTTCTGCCGCGAGCATCTCGCGCATTTCAAGGTGCCGCACAGCTTCACGGCGGTCGCCGAGCTGCCGAAGACGGCCACCGGCAAGATCCAGAAGTTCGTCCTCCGCAAGGGGCGGCCGAATCTGGCGGCGCAGTAG
- a CDS encoding glucose 1-dehydrogenase, with amino-acid sequence MRRRFERRVVLVTGASSGIGRAAAMAFGREGAHVVVTGRRPDMLEETRALVEATGTRAIGVVGDCASSGDVQRMVATAVEAFGRLDCAFNNAGIEGGKAFVPTAEYDEAIWDEVVAINLTGVFLSMKYEIRQLLRQGGGGAIVNMSSVAGLIGTRIGVGYGATKHGVIGATRAAAMEYAAQGIRVNAVCPGVVRTEMTERAFLHDATLAEAMTKRHPLGRLGTTEEVANAVLWLSSDESSFTTGHALPVDGGLTVP; translated from the coding sequence ATGAGGAGACGATTCGAACGACGCGTGGTCCTGGTGACGGGCGCCAGTAGCGGCATCGGCAGGGCCGCGGCCATGGCCTTCGGCCGCGAGGGGGCCCACGTGGTCGTCACCGGCCGCCGCCCCGACATGCTCGAGGAGACCCGCGCGCTCGTGGAAGCCACGGGCACCCGCGCGATCGGTGTCGTCGGCGACTGCGCCTCGTCGGGCGACGTGCAGCGGATGGTCGCCACGGCGGTGGAGGCCTTCGGCCGCCTCGACTGTGCCTTCAACAACGCGGGCATCGAAGGCGGGAAGGCGTTCGTGCCGACGGCCGAGTACGACGAGGCCATCTGGGACGAGGTCGTCGCCATCAACCTGACCGGCGTCTTCCTGAGCATGAAGTACGAGATCCGGCAGCTCCTGCGTCAGGGCGGCGGCGGGGCCATCGTCAACATGTCGTCGGTGGCGGGCCTCATCGGCACGCGCATCGGCGTCGGCTACGGCGCCACCAAGCATGGCGTCATCGGCGCCACGCGCGCCGCCGCCATGGAGTACGCCGCCCAGGGCATCCGCGTCAACGCCGTCTGCCCCGGCGTGGTCAGGACCGAGATGACCGAGCGGGCGTTCCTGCACGACGCCACGCTCGCGGAGGCGATGACGAAGCGCCACCCGCTCGGCCGGCTCGGGACGACCGAGGAGGTGGCCAACGCCGTCCTGTGGCTCTCTTCGGACGAGTCGTCGTTCACCACGGGACACGCGCTGCCCGTGGACGGCGGCCTGACGGTGCCCTGA